One genomic segment of Leishmania mexicana MHOM/GT/2001/U1103 complete genome, chromosome 2 includes these proteins:
- a CDS encoding small GTP binding protein rab6-like protein codes for MNSAGTGVPDKAAGVSASSSSTPKHKLVLLGDQSVGKTSIITRFMYDTFDQQYQPTIGIDFFSKTVHLDDDRDVRLHLWDTAGQERFHSLIPSYIRNSAATVVVYDITSRPTFFSAFKWIDEVRSESGDDVVIMLVGNKVDQASERREVSAEEAMKKATECNVLFTEVSAKHGTNIKHMFRQVAAALPAPASTGGGAGVNAATSPSAGGVGAAGASGSGAAAPGISAGQFGGVVRSPFLITPSAMQVASNGTGAAGGADGANPNVQGSRGGACC; via the coding sequence ATGAACTCAGCCGGTACCGGTGTACCGGACAAGGCCGCTGGCGTGTCGGCTTCCTCGTCATCCACGCCGAAGCACAAGCTGGTCCTTCTTGGCGACCAATCCGTTGGCAAGACGAGCATCATCACCCGCTTTATGTACGACACCTTTGACCAACAGTACCAGCCAACGATCGGCATCGATTTCTTCTCGAAAACGGTTCACCTGGACGATGATCGGGACGTCCGGCTGCACTTGTGGGACACGGCGGGGCAGGAGCGCTTTCATTCGTTGATCCCCAGCTACATCCGAAACAGTGCCGCGACCGTGGTGGTCTATGACATCACTTCCCGCCCGACGTTCTTCAGCGCCTTCAAGTGGATTGACGAGGTGCGCTCAGAGAGCGGTGACGATGTTGTTATCATGCTCGTCGGCAACAAGGTCGATCAGGCATCGGAGCGGCGTGAGGTgagcgccgaggaggcgatgaagAAGGCGACCGAGTGCAACGTGCTCTTCACGGAGGTGAGCGCCAAGCACGGCACAAACATCAAGCACATGTTTCGGCaggtcgctgccgcgctgccggcacCGGCTTCCAcgggtggcggtgccggtgtcAATGCGGCGACATCGCCGTCTgctggcggcgttggcgcagcaggtgcgagtggcagtggcgcagcagcgcccggCATCAGCGCTGGCCAATTTGGTGGCGTAGTCCGGTCACCGTTCTTGATCACTCCATCCGCGATGCAGGTGGCCTCGAACGGCACCGGGGCCGCCGGCGGGGCGGACGGTGCCAACCCCAATGTGCAGGGAagtcgcggtggcgcttGCTGctga